Proteins from a genomic interval of Treponema brennaborense DSM 12168:
- the rpsC gene encoding 30S ribosomal protein S3, with the protein MGQKVNPIGLRLGVNKTWQSRWYADSREYADLVLEDLKIRKMVQDLPECKNADIAEIEIVRHPQRVTIVIHTARPGVIIGVKGANIEKIGVEIQKHLTKKVQIKIKEIKRAEINASLIAQNVARQLMSRGSFRKALKQASGNAMKAGSQGVKIRISGRLGGAEMSRTEEHKEGRVPLHTLRADIDYGFAEAHTTYGKIGVKVWVYNGMMYSHEQNEDAGQLVKKQRRERSDRAERAPRADRGAKASRS; encoded by the coding sequence ATGGGACAGAAAGTAAATCCTATCGGATTGCGGCTTGGCGTTAACAAGACTTGGCAGTCTCGCTGGTATGCAGATTCACGCGAGTATGCCGATCTGGTTCTTGAAGATCTGAAAATCAGAAAAATGGTACAGGATCTGCCCGAATGCAAAAACGCCGATATTGCCGAAATTGAAATTGTTCGTCATCCGCAGCGGGTTACCATTGTGATTCATACCGCCCGCCCCGGAGTGATTATCGGTGTAAAAGGTGCCAACATCGAAAAAATCGGTGTCGAGATCCAGAAGCATTTGACCAAAAAAGTTCAGATCAAGATCAAAGAGATCAAACGTGCTGAAATCAATGCTTCCCTGATCGCCCAGAACGTTGCCCGTCAGTTGATGAGCCGCGGTTCGTTCCGCAAGGCGCTGAAACAGGCTTCCGGTAACGCGATGAAAGCGGGATCTCAGGGTGTGAAAATCCGTATCAGCGGCCGTCTCGGCGGTGCGGAGATGTCCCGTACGGAAGAGCATAAAGAGGGACGCGTTCCTCTGCATACGCTTCGTGCGGATATCGATTACGGTTTTGCGGAAGCTCATACGACATACGGAAAAATCGGTGTTAAAGTATGGGTTTATAACGGAATGATGTACAGCCACGAACAGAATGAAGACGCGGGCCAGCTGGTAAAAAAGCAGCGCCGTGAACGTTCTGATCGTGCGGAACGCGCACCCCGCGCAGACCGTGGCGCTAAAGCTTCAAGGAGTTAG
- the rplV gene encoding 50S ribosomal protein L22 has translation MAEKTGYRAVTKFLIASPTKVRPVANVVKRKTCSEAMAILENMPQKGADLIRGTMKSAIANALYANKKLDEDMLYVKEIRIDEGPRLKRVWFRARGRADMLLKRMCHITVVVDEKAGE, from the coding sequence ATGGCTGAAAAAACTGGATATAGAGCCGTTACAAAATTCCTTATCGCATCTCCTACGAAGGTTCGTCCCGTAGCAAATGTCGTAAAACGGAAGACCTGTTCGGAAGCTATGGCTATTCTTGAGAATATGCCTCAGAAAGGTGCCGATCTGATCCGCGGAACGATGAAATCCGCGATTGCGAACGCGCTCTATGCTAATAAAAAGCTTGATGAAGATATGCTGTACGTTAAGGAAATTCGCATCGACGAAGGTCCGCGTCTGAAACGTGTATGGTTCCGCGCCCGCGGACGCGCCGACATGCTTTTGAAACGTATGTGTCATATTACCGTCGTAGTAGATGAAAAGGCGGGGGAATAA
- the rpsS gene encoding 30S ribosomal protein S19, protein MSRSVKKGPFIEKSLYKKVIEMNKAADRKMIKTYSRCSTIIPEMVGNTISVYNGKSWVPVYVTENLVGHKLGEFAPTRIFRGHAGSDKKAGK, encoded by the coding sequence GTGTCAAGATCTGTTAAAAAAGGTCCTTTTATTGAGAAGAGCCTTTATAAGAAGGTTATTGAAATGAACAAGGCGGCAGACCGCAAGATGATTAAAACATACTCGCGCTGCTCGACGATTATTCCTGAAATGGTAGGAAATACGATTTCAGTGTATAACGGTAAGTCATGGGTACCTGTATACGTTACGGAAAACCTTGTCGGCCACAAGCTCGGCGAATTTGCTCCTACGCGTATCTTCCGTGGTCATGCCGGTTCTGACAAAAAGGCTGGAAAATAG
- the rplB gene encoding 50S ribosomal protein L2 has protein sequence MALKVYKPITAGTRTRIDLRRDEVTTDKPEKGLTHGRNAHGGRGAGGRISVRHQGGGHKRKFREIDFKRDKHGIPGTVKTIEYDPNRSANIALIFYADGDKRYIIAPKGLTVGQKIMSGDNAAPVVGNALPLEAIPVGFTVHNIELTLGRGGQLVRSAGASALVAAKEGEYVTIRLPSSEMRRIHGKCYATIGVVGNEDRMNTQLGKAGRNRWRGIRPTVRGMAMNPVDHPLGGGEGAGKGRNPVTPWGQPCRGYKTRNKRKVSDNFIVSRRKK, from the coding sequence ATGGCTCTTAAAGTATATAAGCCGATAACCGCAGGTACAAGAACTCGTATTGACCTGCGGAGAGACGAAGTAACGACTGACAAGCCCGAAAAAGGTTTGACTCACGGTCGTAACGCGCACGGCGGTCGCGGTGCCGGCGGACGTATTTCCGTCCGTCATCAGGGCGGCGGTCACAAGCGCAAGTTCCGCGAGATTGATTTTAAACGTGATAAACACGGTATTCCGGGTACGGTTAAGACTATCGAGTACGATCCGAACCGCAGTGCCAACATCGCGCTGATTTTTTATGCGGATGGTGATAAACGTTATATTATTGCACCGAAAGGTTTAACCGTCGGACAGAAAATTATGTCCGGCGACAACGCCGCTCCCGTTGTGGGAAACGCGCTGCCTTTGGAAGCAATTCCCGTAGGGTTTACCGTTCATAACATCGAGCTTACGCTCGGCCGCGGCGGACAGTTGGTTCGGTCTGCCGGTGCGAGCGCGCTGGTAGCGGCAAAGGAAGGAGAATACGTCACGATCCGCCTTCCTTCAAGCGAAATGCGCCGAATTCACGGAAAGTGCTATGCCACTATCGGTGTCGTCGGTAACGAAGACCGCATGAATACGCAACTCGGTAAAGCGGGACGTAACAGATGGCGCGGTATCAGACCTACTGTCCGCGGTATGGCTATGAACCCTGTTGATCATCCGCTTGGTGGTGGTGAAGGCGCCGGTAAAGGACGTAACCCCGTTACTCCTTGGGGACAGCCTTGCCGTGGATACAAAACCCGCAACAAGCGGAAGGTGTCGGACAATTTTATTGTTTCACGCCGGAAGAAGTAG
- a CDS encoding 50S ribosomal protein L23, whose product MVYEDILIEPVLSEKATQLREEGKYVFKVAPSADKIQIKEAVRKLFNVKVVGCTVMNVGGKMKRVRYRAGKTSSWKKAIVKLAPGETIKIFEGV is encoded by the coding sequence ATGGTATATGAAGATATCCTTATCGAGCCTGTGCTTTCAGAGAAAGCAACTCAGCTGCGTGAAGAAGGAAAATACGTATTCAAAGTAGCGCCTTCGGCGGACAAAATTCAGATCAAAGAAGCTGTCCGCAAACTTTTCAATGTAAAAGTTGTAGGCTGTACGGTAATGAATGTGGGTGGAAAAATGAAACGTGTCCGCTATCGGGCCGGTAAAACTTCCAGCTGGAAAAAGGCTATCGTCAAGCTTGCGCCTGGCGAAACAATCAAGATATTCGAAGGCGTCTAA
- the rplD gene encoding 50S ribosomal protein L4 — MEKKVYSVDGKELRTITLDDKVFGLPVNEDVIYYAINNELANKRVGTACTKDRSEVHGSNAKPYKQKGTGRARRGDKKSPLCRGGGVIFGPKPRDFSFVLPKKVKRLAMKSILSLKAQGDRLTVIEDFTVESGKTKDLVAILKNFPSDGRTVIVLKDDDANIKQAGRNIPAVSFLSYNRLRAHDLFYGRKVIMLESAVKNLSGFYGEGAE, encoded by the coding sequence ATGGAAAAGAAAGTCTATTCAGTCGATGGCAAAGAGCTTAGGACTATTACTCTTGATGATAAAGTGTTCGGCCTCCCGGTCAATGAAGACGTTATCTATTACGCCATCAATAATGAGTTAGCAAACAAACGCGTCGGTACCGCCTGTACGAAAGATCGTTCTGAAGTACATGGCAGCAATGCGAAGCCGTATAAACAGAAGGGAACCGGACGTGCCCGCCGTGGTGATAAAAAGTCTCCTCTTTGCAGAGGCGGCGGAGTCATCTTCGGGCCGAAACCGCGTGATTTCAGTTTTGTTTTACCCAAAAAAGTAAAACGGCTGGCGATGAAGTCGATTTTGAGCCTGAAAGCTCAGGGCGACAGACTTACGGTAATTGAAGATTTTACCGTAGAAAGCGGCAAAACAAAGGATCTTGTAGCCATTCTGAAGAATTTCCCTTCGGACGGACGCACGGTCATCGTTTTGAAAGATGATGATGCGAATATTAAGCAGGCGGGACGCAATATTCCGGCCGTATCGTTCCTTTCTTACAACAGACTTCGTGCACACGATCTGTTTTACGGAAGAAAAGTTATCATGCTTGAATCCGCGGTAAAAAATCTTTCCGGTTTCTATGGTGAGGGGGCTGAATAA
- the rplC gene encoding 50S ribosomal protein L3 translates to MKGLIATKVGMTQVFDEDGNLTPVTVIRVDPNVVVACKTKETFGYDAVVLGLGDLKNSQISKPYAGQFPEGITPKRHLKEFRDFSNEVAVGDQIGVELFENTNYVDVTATSKGKGFQGVMKRWGFHGGRATHGSKFHREAGSTGQCTSPGHSFKNIKMPGHMGCERITVQNLKVIKVDPELKVVMVRGSVPGNKDCTLIIKSAVKK, encoded by the coding sequence ATGAAAGGTCTGATTGCAACAAAAGTGGGAATGACTCAGGTGTTCGACGAAGACGGTAACCTTACGCCGGTTACTGTGATCCGCGTTGACCCGAATGTGGTCGTTGCCTGCAAGACGAAGGAAACGTTCGGCTATGACGCTGTCGTTCTCGGTCTCGGAGACCTGAAGAACTCGCAGATTTCAAAACCGTATGCCGGTCAGTTTCCCGAAGGTATTACCCCCAAGCGGCATTTGAAAGAATTCCGTGATTTCAGCAATGAAGTTGCCGTGGGTGATCAGATTGGTGTCGAACTTTTTGAAAACACCAATTATGTGGATGTTACCGCTACCTCGAAAGGTAAGGGGTTTCAGGGTGTAATGAAAAGATGGGGTTTCCATGGCGGACGTGCCACTCACGGTTCAAAGTTCCACCGGGAAGCCGGTTCAACGGGACAGTGTACGTCTCCCGGACACAGCTTCAAGAATATCAAGATGCCTGGTCACATGGGATGCGAACGCATAACCGTTCAGAATCTGAAAGTCATCAAAGTTGATCCTGAGCTGAAAGTAGTGATGGTTCGCGGGTCTGTGCCCGGGAATAAAGACTGTACGCTGATCATCAAGTCCGCGGTAAAGAAATAA
- the rpsJ gene encoding 30S ribosomal protein S10 produces the protein MATDKIRVRLRAFDVGLIDQSAKAIVQTVQQAGAKVSGPIPLPTRINKVTVLRSPHVNKKSREQFEMRTHKRLIDIIEPSADVMDSLMKLELPAGVDVEIKQ, from the coding sequence ATGGCTACCGATAAGATTCGCGTCAGACTTCGGGCATTTGATGTAGGGCTGATCGATCAGAGCGCAAAAGCCATCGTGCAGACTGTTCAGCAGGCAGGAGCTAAGGTTTCCGGACCGATTCCGCTGCCGACCAGAATTAATAAGGTGACTGTTCTGCGTTCACCTCACGTAAACAAAAAATCACGTGAGCAGTTTGAAATGCGGACGCACAAGCGGCTTATTGATATTATCGAGCCTTCGGCGGACGTTATGGATTCGCTGATGAAGCTTGAACTGCCGGCTGGTGTAGATGTTGAAATAAAACAGTAA
- the tuf gene encoding elongation factor Tu encodes MAKEKFERTKPHMNVGTIGHVDHGKTTLSAAITQHCAQKFGDKALKYDEIDNAPEEKARGITINTRHLEYQSNKRHYAHIDCPGHADYIKNMITGAAQMDGAILVVSAPDSVMPQTREHILLARQVGVPGMIVFLNKVDLIDDPELLELVEEEVRDVLTSYGFPAETPIIKGSAFKALSEPDNPEATACIDELLDTMDTYFKDPERAADLPFLMPIEDVFTISGRGTVVTGRIERGIVHMNEEVEIIGIKPTQKTVITGIEMFNKLLDQGEAGDNVGLLLRGIDKKAVERGQVLAKPGSIHPHTKFEGQVYVLSKEEGGRHSPFFSGYRPQFYFRTTDITGTITLPAGVDMVKPGDNTTVIGELIHPVAMDKGLKFAIREGGRTIASGQVTNIIE; translated from the coding sequence ATGGCAAAGGAAAAGTTCGAGAGAACCAAACCGCACATGAACGTAGGAACCATCGGTCACGTTGACCATGGTAAGACAACTCTTTCTGCGGCAATTACTCAGCACTGCGCTCAAAAATTCGGCGACAAAGCTCTGAAGTATGATGAAATCGATAACGCCCCGGAAGAAAAAGCACGCGGTATCACGATCAATACCCGTCACCTTGAGTATCAGTCAAATAAGCGCCACTACGCACACATCGACTGCCCCGGCCACGCGGACTATATCAAGAACATGATCACCGGTGCCGCTCAGATGGACGGTGCTATTCTCGTAGTTTCCGCTCCCGACTCCGTTATGCCCCAGACTCGCGAACACATCCTGCTCGCCCGTCAGGTAGGCGTTCCCGGAATGATCGTATTTCTGAACAAGGTCGACCTGATCGACGATCCTGAACTGCTCGAATTGGTCGAAGAAGAAGTTCGCGACGTTCTGACGTCTTACGGATTCCCTGCTGAAACTCCGATTATCAAGGGTTCTGCATTTAAAGCACTGTCCGAACCGGATAATCCCGAAGCGACCGCTTGTATCGACGAACTGCTGGATACCATGGATACTTATTTCAAAGATCCGGAGCGTGCGGCGGACCTGCCGTTCCTGATGCCGATCGAAGACGTGTTCACGATTTCCGGCCGCGGTACCGTAGTAACGGGACGTATCGAACGCGGTATCGTTCATATGAACGAAGAAGTCGAAATCATCGGTATCAAACCCACGCAGAAAACGGTTATTACCGGTATCGAAATGTTCAACAAACTGTTGGATCAGGGTGAAGCGGGCGATAACGTCGGTCTGCTGCTCCGCGGTATCGATAAAAAAGCGGTTGAACGCGGTCAGGTTCTTGCAAAGCCGGGTTCAATCCATCCGCACACGAAATTCGAAGGACAGGTGTACGTTCTGTCCAAGGAAGAAGGCGGACGTCACAGCCCGTTCTTCTCCGGATATCGCCCTCAGTTCTATTTCAGAACGACGGATATTACCGGAACGATCACGCTGCCTGCCGGCGTGGACATGGTAAAACCCGGTGACAATACGACCGTTATCGGTGAATTGATCCACCCCGTTGCAATGGACAAAGGTCTTAAATTCGCTATTCGTGAAGGCGGACGCACTATTGCATCCGGCCAGGTAACAAATATTATCGAATAA
- the rpsG gene encoding 30S ribosomal protein S7 has translation MGRKNKSINRPIMPDPKYNSPVVSKFVSRMMIDGKKATCISIIYEAMDLLKTKTDKDPLEVFLKALDNVKPMVEVKSRRVGGATYQVPIEIRESRREALAMRWVIGAARSKSGHGMSECLANELMDAFNNTGTAYKKKEDTHKMAEANKAFAHYRW, from the coding sequence ATGGGAAGAAAGAACAAAAGCATTAACCGTCCTATTATGCCCGATCCGAAATACAACAGTCCCGTTGTATCGAAATTCGTTTCCCGTATGATGATTGACGGCAAAAAAGCAACGTGTATCAGCATCATTTATGAAGCGATGGATTTGCTTAAAACGAAAACGGACAAAGACCCGCTTGAAGTATTTCTGAAAGCGCTTGACAACGTAAAGCCGATGGTGGAAGTAAAATCCCGCCGCGTCGGCGGTGCCACGTATCAGGTTCCGATTGAAATCCGCGAAAGCCGCCGCGAAGCGCTGGCGATGCGCTGGGTAATCGGCGCCGCCCGTTCCAAAAGCGGTCACGGTATGAGTGAATGTTTGGCCAACGAATTGATGGACGCATTCAACAATACCGGTACGGCTTATAAAAAGAAGGAAGATACGCATAAAATGGCGGAAGCGAACAAAGCGTTCGCGCACTACCGCTGGTAG
- the rpsL gene encoding 30S ribosomal protein S12 — MPTINQLIRQGRKTVANRTKSPALQSCPQKRGVCTRVMTVTPKKPNSALRKVARVRLGNGFEVTAYIPGIGHNLQEHSVVLIRGGRVKDLPGVRYHIIRGAKDTLGVEDRKRGRSKYGAKRPKA; from the coding sequence ATGCCTACAATTAATCAGTTGATTCGTCAGGGACGTAAAACGGTTGCGAATAGAACGAAGTCTCCCGCGCTTCAGTCTTGTCCGCAGAAACGCGGCGTTTGCACGCGCGTTATGACCGTTACTCCCAAAAAACCGAACTCGGCCCTTCGTAAAGTTGCGCGTGTTCGTCTTGGAAATGGATTTGAAGTTACTGCATACATTCCCGGTATCGGCCATAATTTGCAGGAACACTCCGTTGTTCTTATCCGTGGCGGTCGTGTAAAAGACCTCCCCGGTGTCCGCTACCATATCATTCGCGGTGCTAAAGATACGCTCGGTGTTGAAGACCGCAAACGCGGACGCTCGAAATACGGTGCCAAACGGCCCAAGGCATAA
- the rpoC gene encoding DNA-directed RNA polymerase subunit beta' → MRDIQDFDSLMIKLASPETIRSWSYGEVKKPETINYRTLRPEKDGLFCERIFGTTKEWECFCGKFKSIRYKGVVCDRCGVEVTHFKVRRERMGHIELAAPVSHIWYYRSVPSRMGLLLDLQVAALRSVLYYEKYIVIDAGDTDLKKMQLLTEDEYIEAQERYGGSFSAGMGAEAIKTLLENLNLDELAAELRAKMVEKGAKSDKRLLKRIEIVENFRSSGNKCSWMILDVIPVIPPELRPMVQLDGGRFATSDLNDLYRRVINRNNRLKRLMQLSAPDIIIRNEKRMLQEAVDALFDNSKRKRVVKGASNRPLKSISDMLKGKQGRFRQNLLGKRVDYSGRSVIVVGPELKLWQCGLPTKMALELFKPFIMKKLVDKDVVYNVKKAKMLVEQESPEVFAILDEVVREHPVMLNRAPTLHRLGIQAFEPVLVEGKAIKLHPLVCHAFNADFDGDQMAVHVPLTQAAQMECWTLMLSARNLLDPANGKTIVYPSQDMVLGIYYLTKIMPSGKGTGKRFSSVDEVFLAAETKSIDWQAEIKVPVAKAPYNGQVVSTTAGRLRFNEEMPADIEFVNALLGDKELKKLIEKVYKEQGPWLTVQMLDAIKAVGYKYATFFGATISMDDIIVPPEKEEMIGTANKKVDAIQKQYHEGHITQDERYNRVCDIWSKTNEELTNIMMKNLEKDKEGFNTIYMMATSGARGSRNQIRQLAGMRGLMAKPNGDIIELPIRANFKEGLSVIEFFISTNGARKGLSDTALKTADAGYLTRRLVDIAQDVVINEDDCGTINGIEYSAVKDGDEVIEALRDRIVGRYTLERVLHPITHELLCDVNEYITDDLAAKIDEAGVESIKLRTVLTCESRHGVCCKCYGRNLAHNKIVEIGEAVGIIAAQSIGQPGTQLTMRTFHVGGTASKVSEENHIVLKYPVLIQDITGTHVVMDDGTWLFTRKGSMLVTRVINQYKLEKGDKLLVEDGSRILKDIPLFTHGGKEVLSSDIARVIVRGNAVYLTSNDQKVEIQNGSSLLVKAGDFVAANDPIATFDPFSEPIIAEVDGYVHFEDIIPGSTLAEVIDEETGKIEKTISELHLDTKQPRILITDEAGNEKGSYYLPGGAYLLINDNETITAGTVIAKTLKEASKTNDITGGLPRVSELFEARKPKSLSVLSQISGTVQFKGITKGKRVVVVVDKYGKSFDHLVPMTKRLLVRDGDTVEAGEKLCDGALNPHDILAILGENALQNYLMDEIQQVYRMQGVSINDKHIGVIVRQMLRKVEIVAVGDTRFIYGQQVDKYKFHEENRRVMEEGGQPAIARPMFQGITKAALNIDSFISAASFQETTRVLTNAAIAGSTDYLRGLKENVTIGHLIPAGTGIRNYRNVKLFDENATDLDEQMNEIIERRKLEKVMEAQVADTSFDSEED, encoded by the coding sequence ATGCGGGATATACAAGATTTCGACAGTTTGATGATTAAGCTCGCTTCGCCTGAAACGATCCGTTCGTGGTCGTACGGCGAAGTCAAGAAGCCTGAAACCATAAATTACCGTACGCTGCGGCCGGAGAAAGACGGTCTGTTCTGTGAACGGATTTTCGGTACGACCAAAGAATGGGAATGCTTTTGCGGTAAGTTCAAATCCATCCGTTATAAGGGCGTCGTGTGCGACCGCTGCGGAGTGGAAGTTACGCATTTTAAAGTCCGCCGCGAGCGCATGGGACATATAGAACTTGCGGCTCCCGTTTCCCACATTTGGTATTATCGCTCCGTTCCTTCCCGCATGGGATTGTTGCTTGATTTGCAGGTCGCGGCATTGCGTTCCGTATTGTATTACGAAAAATACATCGTTATCGACGCGGGTGACACCGACCTTAAAAAAATGCAGCTTCTCACGGAAGACGAATATATCGAAGCTCAAGAACGTTACGGCGGATCTTTCTCTGCCGGAATGGGTGCGGAAGCGATAAAAACGCTTTTGGAAAACCTGAATCTGGACGAACTCGCCGCCGAGCTGCGCGCGAAGATGGTCGAAAAAGGTGCCAAAAGCGATAAACGTCTGTTGAAGCGTATCGAAATCGTAGAAAATTTCCGTTCGTCAGGCAATAAATGTTCATGGATGATTCTCGACGTCATTCCGGTCATTCCGCCGGAATTGCGCCCGATGGTGCAGCTCGACGGCGGTCGGTTTGCAACGTCCGATTTGAACGATCTGTACCGCCGCGTTATCAACCGCAACAACCGTCTCAAACGGCTCATGCAGCTTTCCGCGCCGGACATCATTATCCGCAACGAAAAGCGTATGCTGCAGGAAGCGGTGGACGCCCTGTTTGACAATTCCAAGCGCAAACGCGTCGTAAAAGGTGCGTCGAACCGTCCGCTTAAATCGATTTCCGATATGCTCAAGGGTAAGCAGGGACGTTTCCGCCAGAATCTGCTCGGTAAACGCGTCGACTATTCCGGCCGTTCGGTAATCGTCGTCGGTCCCGAACTGAAATTGTGGCAGTGCGGTTTGCCCACGAAAATGGCGCTCGAACTGTTCAAGCCGTTTATCATGAAAAAACTGGTGGACAAAGACGTTGTCTACAATGTTAAAAAAGCGAAAATGCTCGTTGAACAGGAATCGCCGGAAGTATTCGCCATTCTTGACGAAGTCGTCCGCGAACATCCGGTTATGCTGAACCGCGCGCCGACGCTGCACCGGCTCGGTATTCAGGCGTTCGAGCCGGTTTTGGTTGAAGGAAAAGCGATAAAACTGCACCCGCTCGTCTGTCACGCGTTCAACGCCGACTTCGACGGTGACCAGATGGCCGTTCACGTGCCGCTTACGCAGGCCGCCCAGATGGAATGCTGGACGCTGATGCTTTCGGCGCGTAACCTGCTCGATCCGGCGAACGGTAAGACGATCGTGTATCCGTCGCAGGACATGGTTCTCGGTATTTATTACCTGACGAAGATCATGCCGAGCGGAAAAGGAACGGGAAAGCGTTTCAGTTCCGTTGACGAAGTGTTTCTGGCCGCCGAAACGAAGAGTATCGACTGGCAGGCCGAAATCAAGGTTCCCGTCGCGAAAGCGCCGTATAACGGACAGGTCGTATCGACGACTGCCGGACGGCTCCGCTTTAACGAAGAGATGCCGGCCGATATTGAATTCGTGAACGCGCTGCTCGGCGATAAGGAACTGAAAAAGCTCATTGAAAAAGTCTATAAAGAACAGGGCCCGTGGCTGACCGTTCAGATGCTCGACGCTATCAAGGCGGTCGGATATAAATACGCGACGTTCTTCGGTGCAACCATTTCCATGGACGATATTATCGTGCCGCCGGAAAAAGAAGAAATGATCGGTACGGCGAATAAAAAAGTCGATGCGATTCAAAAGCAGTATCACGAAGGCCATATTACGCAGGACGAACGGTATAACCGTGTGTGCGATATCTGGTCGAAAACGAACGAAGAACTGACCAACATCATGATGAAGAACCTTGAAAAAGACAAGGAAGGCTTCAATACGATTTACATGATGGCCACGTCCGGAGCGCGCGGTAGCCGCAACCAGATCCGTCAGTTGGCCGGTATGCGCGGACTGATGGCGAAGCCGAACGGCGACATCATCGAATTGCCGATTCGGGCGAACTTCAAGGAAGGGCTGTCCGTTATCGAATTCTTCATTTCAACGAACGGTGCCCGTAAGGGTCTGTCCGATACCGCACTTAAAACGGCCGACGCCGGTTATCTGACCCGCCGTCTGGTCGATATCGCGCAGGATGTCGTGATTAACGAAGACGACTGCGGCACGATCAACGGTATCGAATATTCCGCCGTAAAAGACGGAGACGAAGTTATCGAGGCGTTGCGAGACCGCATCGTCGGACGGTACACGCTTGAACGCGTGCTGCATCCGATTACGCACGAACTGCTGTGCGACGTAAACGAATATATCACGGACGATCTGGCTGCCAAAATCGACGAGGCCGGGGTGGAAAGCATTAAGCTGCGTACCGTTTTGACGTGTGAAAGCCGTCACGGCGTGTGCTGCAAATGTTACGGCCGTAACCTCGCGCACAATAAAATCGTTGAAATCGGTGAAGCGGTCGGTATTATTGCCGCGCAATCCATCGGTCAGCCCGGTACGCAGCTGACGATGCGTACGTTCCACGTCGGCGGTACGGCGTCAAAAGTCAGTGAAGAAAACCACATCGTGCTGAAATATCCGGTGCTTATTCAGGATATTACCGGTACGCACGTCGTGATGGACGACGGTACGTGGCTGTTCACCCGTAAAGGCTCCATGCTCGTTACGCGCGTTATCAATCAGTATAAGCTTGAAAAAGGCGACAAACTGCTCGTTGAAGACGGCAGCCGCATACTGAAGGATATTCCGCTGTTTACGCACGGGGGTAAAGAAGTTCTTTCTTCCGATATCGCGCGCGTTATCGTGCGCGGCAATGCGGTGTACCTTACCAGCAATGATCAGAAAGTTGAAATACAGAACGGTTCTTCGCTTCTCGTTAAGGCCGGTGATTTCGTCGCCGCGAACGATCCGATCGCAACGTTCGACCCGTTCTCGGAACCGATTATCGCCGAAGTGGACGGATACGTTCACTTTGAAGACATCATTCCCGGTTCGACTTTGGCGGAAGTTATCGACGAAGAAACCGGAAAGATCGAAAAAACGATCAGCGAACTGCATCTTGATACGAAGCAGCCGCGCATTCTGATCACCGACGAGGCGGGTAACGAAAAGGGAAGTTACTATCTTCCCGGCGGCGCGTATCTTCTTATCAACGATAATGAAACGATTACGGCCGGTACGGTTATCGCGAAGACGCTGAAAGAAGCGTCGAAAACGAACGATATTACCGGCGGTCTGCCGCGCGTTTCCGAATTGTTTGAAGCGCGCAAGCCGAAGTCGCTGTCCGTTCTTTCACAGATTTCCGGAACCGTACAGTTCAAGGGAATTACGAAAGGCAAGCGCGTCGTCGTAGTAGTAGACAAATACGGCAAATCGTTCGATCATCTTGTACCGATGACGAAACGGCTGCTCGTCCGCGACGGCGACACCGTTGAAGCCGGAGAAAAACTGTGCGACGGTGCGTTAAACCCGCACGACATTTTGGCCATTCTCGGTGAAAACGCACTGCAGAATTATCTGATGGATGAAATCCAGCAGGTGTACCGTATGCAGGGTGTAAGCATCAACGATAAGCACATCGGTGTCATCGTGCGCCAGATGCTGCGGAAGGTCGAAATCGTTGCCGTTGGTGATACGAGATTCATTTACGGCCAGCAGGTCGATAAATATAAGTTTCATGAGGAAAATCGCCGTGTTATGGAAGAAGGCGGTCAGCCTGCCATCGCCCGGCCGATGTTCCAGGGTATTACGAAAGCGGCGCTGAATATCGATTCGTTTATTTCGGCGGCTTCTTTCCAGGAAACGACCCGCGTTCTGACGAACGCCGCGATTGCCGGTTCAACCGACTATCTGCGCGGTCTGAAGGAAAACGTTACGATCGGTCATTTGATTCCCGCGGGAACCGGTATCCGTAATTATCGGAACGTCAAACTGTTCGATGAAAACGCAACGGATCTCGACGAACAGATGAACGAAATCATTGAACGCCGTAAACTTGAAAAAGTGATGGAAGCGCAGGTCGCGGACACGTCGTTCGATTCGGAAGAAGACTGA